In uncultured Cohaesibacter sp., a genomic segment contains:
- a CDS encoding SulP family inorganic anion transporter, which translates to MTTQTSAKDGLHERSFSDFSASQLRTDTLSGLTVALALVPEAVAFAFVAQVHPLVGLYAAFIVGLITAVFGGRPGMISGATGALAVVMVSLVVTHGVEYLFATVILMGIFQILAGILRWGKFIRMVPHPVMLGFVNGLAIVIGLAQLSQFKVKDATGAMTWMSGTPLYIMLGLVGVTMAIIWLAPKLTKAIPAPLLAILAVSLLVIGFDLDIPRVGDMARISGGLPDFHIPMVPLTLETLQIIVPYAAILAAVGLIESLLTLNLVSEMTDTHGGASKECIAQGTANVVTGFFGGMGGCAMIGQSMINVKSGGRTRWSGISAALFLLAFILFASGLIERIPLAALVGVMFMVVIGTFAWRSLQIMTRIPRHDAFVIVLVTAVTVYSDLAVAVIVGVIVSALVFAWQAAKRIDVRVGTEEHGWKVYELRGPLFFGSIASFNEQFDPKSDPDDVVIEFMGARVWDHSALQAIDTLASRYEEQGKKLHLRHLSTDCTKLLQKADKFIEVSVIEDPHYEVAVDYAELFGKKQAAQTS; encoded by the coding sequence ATGACCACACAGACCTCCGCCAAGGATGGCCTGCACGAACGATCATTTTCCGACTTTTCCGCTAGCCAGCTAAGAACCGACACCCTTTCGGGCCTGACCGTGGCCCTTGCCCTCGTCCCGGAAGCCGTTGCCTTCGCCTTCGTGGCTCAGGTTCACCCGCTCGTTGGCCTCTATGCAGCCTTCATCGTTGGCCTCATCACCGCTGTTTTCGGCGGAAGGCCCGGCATGATTTCCGGCGCGACCGGCGCTCTCGCCGTCGTGATGGTCAGCCTTGTGGTAACCCATGGCGTTGAGTATCTGTTTGCCACCGTCATTCTTATGGGCATTTTCCAGATTCTGGCAGGCATCCTGCGCTGGGGCAAGTTCATCCGCATGGTGCCCCATCCGGTGATGCTCGGCTTCGTCAACGGCCTTGCCATCGTCATCGGGCTGGCACAGCTGAGCCAGTTCAAGGTGAAAGATGCCACCGGCGCCATGACATGGATGAGCGGTACGCCACTATACATCATGCTTGGTCTGGTCGGTGTGACCATGGCCATCATCTGGCTCGCCCCCAAGCTCACCAAGGCCATTCCGGCGCCGCTTCTGGCCATTCTTGCCGTCTCCCTGCTGGTTATAGGGTTTGACCTCGATATCCCGCGCGTCGGCGACATGGCCCGGATTTCCGGTGGCCTGCCAGATTTCCACATCCCGATGGTACCCCTGACGCTGGAAACCCTGCAGATCATCGTGCCCTATGCCGCCATTCTGGCCGCCGTCGGGCTGATTGAAAGCCTGCTGACGCTCAATCTCGTTTCCGAGATGACCGATACCCATGGCGGCGCTTCCAAGGAATGCATCGCACAGGGCACGGCCAACGTCGTCACCGGCTTCTTCGGCGGCATGGGCGGCTGCGCCATGATCGGCCAGTCGATGATCAACGTGAAGTCTGGCGGTCGCACCCGCTGGTCCGGCATCTCCGCTGCACTGTTCCTGCTCGCCTTCATCCTTTTTGCCTCCGGCCTCATCGAGCGGATCCCGCTGGCCGCTCTGGTCGGCGTGATGTTCATGGTCGTCATCGGCACCTTCGCCTGGCGCAGCCTGCAGATCATGACCCGCATTCCGCGCCATGACGCCTTTGTCATCGTGCTGGTAACGGCTGTGACCGTCTATTCCGACCTTGCAGTCGCAGTGATTGTCGGTGTGATTGTCTCGGCGCTGGTCTTTGCCTGGCAGGCCGCCAAGCGCATCGACGTGCGCGTCGGCACTGAAGAACATGGCTGGAAAGTCTATGAACTGCGCGGCCCGCTATTCTTTGGCTCCATCGCCAGCTTCAACGAGCAGTTCGACCCGAAGTCGGATCCCGATGACGTGGTAATCGAGTTCATGGGCGCTCGCGTCTGGGACCACTCCGCCCTTCAAGCCATCGACACTCTGGCTTCGAGATACGAAGAACAGGGCAAGAAGCTGCATCTGCGTCATCTTTCGACGGACTGTACGAAGCTGCTGCAGAAGGCGGACAAGTTCATTGAGGTCTCGGTGATTGAGGATCCCCATTACGAAGTGGCTGTCGACTATGCCGAACTGTTCGGCAAGAAGCAGGCCGCCCAGACCAGCTAA
- a CDS encoding metalloregulator ArsR/SmtB family transcription factor, which produces MNIQKLEQNSEEAASFLKLLASGPRLLILCQLIEGEQNVGTLAEKTGLRMTTVSQHMALMRAQSIVSTRRDGTTIYYSLASPVVEEVLAVLHKSFCGA; this is translated from the coding sequence ATGAATATACAAAAACTAGAACAAAACTCAGAAGAAGCTGCGAGTTTTCTGAAACTCCTGGCATCCGGCCCCCGCCTGCTCATCCTTTGTCAGCTTATCGAAGGCGAGCAGAATGTCGGCACGCTGGCCGAAAAGACCGGCCTGCGCATGACCACGGTTTCCCAGCACATGGCCCTTATGCGTGCCCAGAGCATCGTTTCCACGCGCCGCGATGGCACAACAATCTACTATTCCCTCGCCAGCCCTGTCGTTGAAGAAGTACTCGCCGTGTTGCACAAGAGCTTCTGCGGCGCCTGA
- a CDS encoding flavin reductase family protein, whose protein sequence is MIEATEFRQALGRFATGIAVVTTLGKDGEPLGLTVNSFNSVSLDPPLVLWSLDKSSLQLDGFKNSGFYGVSILSREQEETSNLFAMVTDDRFERTGWQTGKTGAPMIDGALAQIDCTTEQIIDAGDHVVLLGRVVDIAVKNGEPLIYYGGAYRDLA, encoded by the coding sequence ATGATTGAAGCAACAGAGTTTCGTCAGGCCCTTGGCCGTTTTGCCACCGGGATTGCCGTCGTTACAACGCTTGGCAAGGATGGTGAGCCGCTGGGGCTGACAGTCAACAGTTTCAACTCGGTGTCGCTTGATCCGCCGCTGGTGCTCTGGTCGCTCGACAAGAGCTCCCTTCAGCTTGATGGCTTCAAAAACAGTGGCTTCTATGGCGTCAGCATTCTTAGCCGTGAGCAGGAAGAGACGTCCAATCTGTTTGCGATGGTCACTGATGATCGCTTTGAGCGGACCGGATGGCAGACCGGCAAAACGGGAGCCCCGATGATCGACGGCGCACTGGCGCAGATTGACTGCACCACCGAACAGATCATCGATGCGGGCGATCATGTCGTGCTGTTGGGCCGTGTGGTTGACATTGCGGTAAAGAATGGTGAGCCGCTCATCTATTACGGCGGAGCCTATCGCGATCTGGCCTGA
- a CDS encoding DUF2865 domain-containing protein codes for MKRRISLAGLLFTALFTAQPVTAQTSWSPNDQMCAQLEGDLARLQRGSRSASSRNFEKYDAAVHKQQAELDTAMLRSKRDACDGGQFFLFRKTPKASCPALQKRIQEMQRNLAALERKRAQFAPATGNNDQMKAQILQQLAQARCGEQYERFAQPVRQQRRGLFGSLFGGNDSVREYNLKQYDMPQIGTFRTVCVRACDGFFFPVSFSTTESGFARDAQVCQSSCPGTDAELYVYHNPGETSDEMVSLSGRPYQSLQTAYLYKKEFVPGCSCQRPTSQLATIGNSGNTQRSAADMNLLPNSPRRTETAPNVPLPLPKQTAMIDPDTQDLARYSMKFEPYQPPEVSAVTNSVRTADGRSIRIVGPKFFGNQ; via the coding sequence ATGAAAAGGCGTATAAGTCTAGCCGGTTTGCTTTTCACGGCACTCTTCACCGCGCAACCGGTCACGGCCCAAACCTCATGGTCTCCCAATGACCAGATGTGCGCCCAGCTTGAGGGCGATCTGGCGCGCCTGCAGCGGGGCAGCAGATCCGCTTCCTCGCGCAATTTCGAAAAATATGACGCCGCCGTCCACAAACAGCAGGCCGAACTCGACACCGCAATGCTACGCTCCAAGAGAGACGCCTGCGATGGCGGCCAGTTTTTCCTTTTCCGCAAGACGCCAAAGGCCTCCTGCCCTGCGCTGCAGAAGCGCATTCAGGAAATGCAGCGCAATCTGGCAGCACTCGAACGCAAGCGGGCCCAGTTCGCTCCGGCCACCGGCAACAACGACCAGATGAAGGCCCAGATCCTGCAGCAGCTGGCCCAGGCCCGCTGTGGCGAGCAATATGAACGCTTTGCCCAGCCCGTGCGCCAGCAGCGCCGGGGGCTGTTCGGCTCCCTGTTCGGAGGCAACGATTCCGTTCGCGAGTATAACCTCAAGCAATATGACATGCCGCAGATCGGCACATTCCGCACGGTCTGTGTCCGCGCTTGCGATGGCTTCTTCTTCCCGGTCAGCTTCTCGACCACGGAAAGCGGCTTTGCCCGCGACGCACAGGTCTGCCAGTCGAGCTGCCCCGGCACCGACGCCGAGCTCTACGTCTATCACAATCCCGGTGAGACCTCGGACGAGATGGTCTCCCTGTCCGGTCGCCCCTACCAGTCTCTGCAAACGGCCTATCTTTACAAGAAGGAATTTGTACCGGGATGCTCCTGCCAGCGACCGACAAGCCAGCTTGCAACGATTGGCAACAGCGGCAACACCCAGCGTTCGGCGGCGGACATGAACCTGCTGCCCAATAGCCCGAGGCGAACCGAAACCGCACCGAACGTTCCCCTGCCGCTGCCCAAGCAGACAGCGATGATCGACCCGGATACGCAAGATCTGGCGCGCTATTCGATGAAATTCGAGCCCTATCAGCCGCCAGAAGTCAGTGCGGTCACCAATTCTGTCCGCACTGCCGACGGTCGTTCGATCAGGATAGTCGGTCCAAAGTTCTTTGGTAACCAATGA
- the cysS gene encoding cysteine--tRNA ligase → MTGHAEQIQLMLYNTLTKRKEAFAPLDPDNVRMYVCGPTVYDTAHIGNARPVVVFDMLFRLLRHVYGAEHVTYVRNITDVDDKINARAAERGISIRELTDETTALYHADMDALGALRPTIEPRATEHIEDMLRMIGTLIEKGHAYAAEGHVLFAVDSMAEYGQLSGRSVDDMIAGARVEVAPYKRNPMDFVLWKPSKEGEPRWPSPWGEGRPGWHIECSAMSEKHLGEVFDIHGGGIDLTFPHHENEIAQSRCAHGNEAMAKVWMHNGFVQVEGEKMSKSLGNFTTVHDLIDKYPGEAIRLALLTTHYTKPFNWTADGVKEAKRMLDQWYALTADVEASEPDAAVVAALADDLNTPKAIAELHGLRGKVAQGDKQAAAALKASLQQLIGVLAQDPKAWADWRPAGAGEVDEAAIQALVDERLAARNNKDFAKSDELRDQLSAMGVVLKDSKNKETGTFETAWSLEG, encoded by the coding sequence ATGACCGGACATGCTGAACAGATTCAGTTGATGCTGTATAATACGCTCACCAAACGGAAAGAGGCCTTTGCGCCCCTCGATCCCGACAATGTTCGCATGTATGTCTGCGGACCGACCGTCTATGACACGGCCCACATCGGCAACGCCCGTCCGGTGGTTGTCTTCGACATGCTGTTCCGGCTTCTGCGTCATGTCTATGGTGCCGAGCATGTGACCTATGTGCGCAACATCACCGACGTGGACGACAAGATCAACGCCCGGGCGGCTGAGCGCGGCATTTCCATTCGCGAACTCACCGACGAGACCACGGCGCTCTATCATGCCGATATGGATGCGCTCGGCGCCTTGCGTCCGACCATCGAGCCGCGCGCAACCGAGCATATCGAGGACATGCTGCGGATGATCGGAACCCTGATCGAGAAGGGCCACGCCTATGCTGCTGAAGGGCATGTGCTGTTCGCTGTGGACAGCATGGCCGAATATGGTCAGCTGTCCGGTCGTTCGGTGGATGACATGATCGCCGGTGCCCGTGTCGAGGTCGCGCCCTACAAGCGCAACCCGATGGATTTCGTGCTGTGGAAGCCCTCCAAGGAAGGCGAGCCACGCTGGCCGAGCCCTTGGGGCGAGGGGCGTCCGGGCTGGCATATCGAATGCTCGGCCATGAGCGAGAAGCATCTGGGCGAGGTGTTCGACATCCACGGCGGCGGGATCGACCTTACCTTCCCGCACCACGAGAACGAGATCGCCCAGTCCCGCTGCGCCCATGGCAACGAGGCGATGGCCAAGGTCTGGATGCACAATGGCTTTGTTCAGGTCGAGGGCGAAAAGATGTCCAAGTCTCTTGGCAATTTCACCACCGTGCATGATCTCATCGACAAATATCCGGGCGAGGCCATTCGGCTTGCGCTGCTGACCACCCATTATACCAAACCGTTCAACTGGACGGCCGATGGCGTGAAGGAAGCCAAGAGGATGCTTGATCAGTGGTATGCGCTGACGGCCGACGTCGAGGCTTCCGAGCCGGATGCTGCGGTTGTGGCGGCGCTGGCGGACGATCTCAATACGCCGAAGGCCATTGCCGAGCTGCACGGCTTGCGCGGCAAGGTGGCGCAGGGGGACAAGCAGGCGGCGGCGGCTCTCAAGGCATCGCTGCAGCAGCTGATCGGGGTGTTGGCGCAGGATCCGAAAGCCTGGGCCGACTGGCGTCCGGCGGGGGCTGGTGAAGTCGACGAGGCAGCCATTCAGGCGCTTGTTGATGAACGGCTTGCTGCGCGCAACAACAAGGACTTTGCCAAGTCCGACGAGTTGCGTGATCAATTGTCCGCCATGGGTGTTGTCCTCAAGGACAGCAAGAACAAGGAAACCGGCACATTCGAGACAGCATGGAGTCTTGAAGGCTGA
- a CDS encoding CreA family protein → MGVALAVALGVPVAFASDDPELIFKKSTVWKLLTPDHKLATYAIDDPLVNGVACHYTVPEKGGVSGMLGVAEEVSDISLACRQVGPISFKDKFEQGEEMFEQRRSLFFKKMRIVRGCDKKRNVLVYLSYSDKLIEGSPKNSTSTVPIMPWGNQEAPRCEDWLK, encoded by the coding sequence ATGGGTGTTGCGCTTGCCGTTGCCTTGGGTGTTCCGGTGGCATTTGCCTCCGATGATCCGGAACTGATTTTCAAGAAGTCCACGGTCTGGAAGCTTCTGACGCCGGATCACAAACTGGCGACCTATGCCATCGATGATCCTCTGGTCAACGGGGTTGCCTGTCATTACACCGTGCCGGAAAAGGGCGGGGTTTCCGGGATGCTCGGGGTTGCCGAGGAAGTTTCCGACATTTCTCTGGCCTGTCGGCAGGTTGGTCCGATCTCCTTCAAGGACAAGTTCGAGCAGGGCGAGGAGATGTTCGAGCAGCGCCGGTCGCTGTTTTTCAAGAAGATGCGGATCGTGCGTGGCTGCGACAAGAAGCGGAACGTGCTGGTCTATCTGAGCTATTCCGACAAGCTGATCGAGGGCAGCCCGAAGAACTCGACCTCGACCGTGCCCATCATGCCGTGGGGCAATCAGGAAGCGCCGCGTTGTGAGGACTGGCTGAAATAG
- the gltX gene encoding glutamate--tRNA ligase yields the protein MAEIVRFAPSPTGNIHIGNARPALINWLVAMKTDGQFILRYDDTDQERSRREYADNIAEDLAWLGIKPDRVERQSERMGLYDTVADRLRQMGRLYACYETPDELDRKRKRLRARGLPPVYDRTGLNLTAEEIAAYEAEGRKPHWRFLLDQKTIRWEDGIRGEQSIECDSVSDPVLIREDGTYLYTLPSVIDDIDMGVTYVIRGDDHVTNTAVQIQLFELLSGKSPKFAHHNLIINASGEGLSKRLGSLSIRTMREEGYEPLAVAIFAVLNGTSDPIQPLADMEALAGLFALDKVSRSASKFDMADLGHLNARILHETDFASVRGRLEAMGVAGDEPFWHAVRGNIERLPEVKAWWHIAHEGLPSDAVARDPEDADFYAKAIELLPTEPWDAMTWKAWTNALKTETGRKGKSLFMPLRVALTGYSHGPELAAFLPFIGYQRTLDRLS from the coding sequence ATGGCTGAGATCGTTCGTTTTGCACCCTCTCCAACGGGGAATATCCATATTGGCAACGCGCGCCCGGCGCTGATCAACTGGCTGGTGGCCATGAAGACGGATGGGCAATTCATTCTGCGCTATGACGATACGGATCAGGAACGCTCCCGCAGGGAATATGCAGACAATATCGCCGAGGATCTTGCCTGGCTCGGGATCAAGCCGGACCGGGTCGAGCGCCAGTCCGAGCGCATGGGGCTCTATGATACCGTCGCCGATCGCCTGAGGCAGATGGGGCGTCTTTATGCCTGCTATGAAACACCGGACGAACTGGACCGCAAGCGCAAGCGCCTCAGGGCGCGCGGGTTGCCGCCGGTTTATGATCGCACAGGCCTCAATCTGACCGCCGAGGAGATTGCCGCCTATGAAGCCGAGGGGCGCAAGCCACATTGGCGATTCCTTCTGGACCAGAAGACTATCCGCTGGGAGGATGGCATTCGTGGTGAGCAGAGCATCGAGTGCGACAGCGTCTCCGATCCGGTTCTTATCCGCGAAGATGGAACCTATCTCTACACCCTGCCGTCGGTGATCGATGACATCGACATGGGGGTTACCTATGTCATTCGAGGCGATGACCATGTGACCAACACGGCGGTCCAGATCCAGCTGTTCGAGCTGCTGTCAGGCAAGAGCCCGAAGTTTGCCCATCACAACCTGATCATCAATGCCAGCGGCGAGGGGCTTTCCAAGCGTCTCGGGTCGCTTTCCATCCGGACCATGCGCGAAGAGGGCTATGAGCCTCTGGCGGTTGCGATTTTCGCCGTGCTCAACGGTACATCCGACCCGATCCAGCCACTTGCCGATATGGAGGCCCTGGCCGGTCTGTTTGCCCTCGACAAGGTATCTCGATCCGCCTCGAAATTCGATATGGCAGATCTTGGCCATCTCAATGCCCGCATTCTGCACGAAACTGATTTTGCGAGCGTCAGGGGCCGTCTTGAGGCGATGGGCGTTGCCGGGGACGAACCCTTCTGGCATGCGGTGAGGGGCAATATCGAGCGCCTGCCGGAAGTCAAGGCATGGTGGCATATCGCCCATGAGGGGTTGCCGAGTGACGCGGTTGCCCGAGATCCGGAAGACGCTGATTTCTACGCCAAGGCGATCGAGCTGTTACCGACAGAGCCGTGGGACGCCATGACCTGGAAGGCATGGACGAACGCGCTCAAGACAGAGACGGGCCGCAAGGGCAAATCCCTGTTCATGCCGCTGCGCGTGGCGCTTACGGGCTATTCACACGGTCCGGAACTGGCGGCTTTCCTGCCGTTCATTGGTTACCAAAGAACTTTGGACCGACTATCCTGA
- a CDS encoding aminodeoxychorismate lyase: MKAAILNGTLYQGDACDSLTLSASDRGFLLGDGLFETLPVLNGQPLWWSNHKTRLTRSAKVIDLPLDVELLDQTVTRLSAVSNGESAILRIAVSRGAGGRGLLPPDAPKPTLLATLAPLPAGLAFADVSLATSTIRRNEHSVTARIKSNNYLDNILAAREAEKRGAGDALLLNSAGNVACTTIGNLFALKGNRLTTPPVADGVLPGILRGQLLALASQWGFECCEASIDPQALKKADGLVMTNSLRFIRRVTELDGHRFNSTPDDRIAHLQSRLRQHVATLTGTAP, translated from the coding sequence ATGAAAGCTGCGATCCTCAACGGCACCCTCTATCAGGGCGATGCCTGCGACAGCCTCACCCTGTCCGCGTCTGATCGCGGCTTCCTGCTTGGCGATGGCCTGTTCGAAACCCTGCCCGTCCTCAATGGTCAACCTCTCTGGTGGTCTAACCACAAAACCCGCCTGACCCGAAGCGCCAAGGTGATCGACCTGCCGCTGGATGTGGAGCTGCTGGACCAGACGGTCACGCGCCTCAGTGCCGTATCCAATGGGGAAAGCGCCATCCTGCGCATCGCCGTTTCGCGCGGGGCGGGCGGGCGCGGCCTTCTGCCGCCTGACGCGCCCAAGCCAACCCTTCTGGCAACGCTCGCCCCGTTGCCCGCAGGCCTTGCCTTTGCGGATGTGAGCCTTGCCACCAGCACCATCCGGCGCAATGAACACTCGGTCACGGCCCGCATCAAGAGCAACAACTATCTCGACAATATCCTCGCTGCCCGCGAGGCCGAGAAGCGCGGGGCTGGCGATGCCCTGCTGCTCAACTCTGCCGGCAATGTCGCTTGCACGACCATCGGCAATCTCTTCGCTCTCAAGGGCAACAGGCTGACAACTCCGCCCGTCGCCGATGGAGTCCTACCCGGCATCCTGCGCGGCCAGTTGCTGGCGCTTGCCAGCCAGTGGGGATTCGAATGCTGTGAAGCCTCGATTGACCCTCAGGCATTAAAAAAGGCTGATGGCCTCGTGATGACCAACAGCCTTCGTTTCATCCGGCGCGTGACCGAGCTGGACGGTCACAGGTTTAACAGCACGCCCGACGACCGGATCGCACATTTGCAATCGCGCCTTCGCCAACACGTGGCGACACTCACGGGCACAGCGCCCTGA
- the pabB gene encoding aminodeoxychorismate synthase component I, whose product MVATSSAKAPAPVVPAPLVHDVPFTDPASLLDALKGQPFLAFLDSAAPTPHLGRHSFLTFAPFALFSVRGGRAYWNGKALPEAPFIALEKKRAQFAMASAGSDLPPFQGGALGYFSYEAGRLLEKLPLTSREDPDAWDILLPFYDLVLAVDHFPTDGSAPRARVFSSGWPHQGADRERHARERLSWFYDRLQEASRSKTERPARPSPPSPIRGWRSDVNRTAFEGSIERTRHYIRQGDIFQANITQRFSAPVPQADQSGPLAYYHAMREHNAAPFAAYLDCGDHVIASSSPERFIILSESGEVETRPIKGTAPRDLTDPVRDRALADALAASEKDRAENVMITDLMRNDLSRVCQPGSIKVPQLCGLESYARVHHLVSTVTGRLQEPNGAVALLSATLPGGSITGAPKIRAMEIITELEDLPRGVYCGAIGYIGFDGAMDTNIAIRTVTFRDGMAYFNVGGGITILSDPAEEYEECLHKASALFRAFGTTLEAERQTLEQGPRPDGGQQP is encoded by the coding sequence ATGGTCGCAACTTCCAGCGCAAAAGCCCCGGCACCAGTTGTCCCTGCACCACTGGTCCATGACGTGCCTTTCACGGATCCCGCAAGCCTGCTTGACGCTTTGAAGGGCCAGCCATTTCTGGCTTTTCTGGATAGCGCAGCCCCGACCCCGCATCTGGGGCGCCATTCCTTCCTGACCTTTGCGCCGTTTGCCCTGTTCAGCGTCCGGGGTGGCCGCGCCTACTGGAACGGAAAAGCCCTTCCCGAAGCCCCTTTCATTGCCCTTGAAAAGAAACGCGCCCAGTTCGCCATGGCCTCGGCCGGCAGCGATCTGCCACCATTTCAGGGTGGAGCCCTTGGCTATTTCTCCTACGAGGCAGGACGCCTTCTGGAAAAGCTGCCGCTGACCTCACGCGAAGACCCGGACGCCTGGGACATCCTGCTGCCGTTCTACGACCTCGTGCTGGCTGTCGACCATTTCCCGACGGATGGCTCAGCGCCACGTGCTCGTGTGTTCTCCTCCGGCTGGCCGCATCAGGGCGCAGACAGGGAGCGTCATGCCCGCGAGCGCCTCTCATGGTTCTACGACCGGCTGCAAGAGGCAAGCCGCTCAAAGACCGAGAGGCCAGCACGCCCATCCCCCCCCAGTCCCATCCGGGGCTGGCGTTCCGATGTCAACCGCACCGCATTTGAAGGCTCCATCGAGCGAACCCGCCACTATATCCGGCAGGGCGACATCTTTCAGGCCAACATAACCCAGCGCTTTTCGGCTCCCGTACCACAAGCCGACCAGTCAGGCCCGCTTGCCTACTACCACGCCATGCGCGAGCACAACGCTGCCCCCTTTGCCGCCTATCTTGATTGTGGCGATCATGTCATCGCCTCAAGCTCGCCGGAGCGCTTCATCATCCTCAGTGAGAGCGGAGAGGTCGAGACCCGCCCGATCAAGGGCACCGCACCACGCGACCTCACCGATCCTGTAAGAGACAGAGCCCTTGCCGACGCCCTCGCCGCAAGCGAGAAAGACCGGGCCGAGAATGTCATGATCACCGACCTGATGCGTAACGATCTCTCCCGTGTCTGCCAACCGGGCAGCATCAAGGTGCCTCAGCTCTGCGGGCTGGAAAGTTACGCGCGGGTGCATCATCTGGTCTCGACCGTCACCGGCAGGCTGCAGGAGCCAAACGGTGCCGTTGCTCTGCTCAGTGCCACCCTGCCCGGCGGCTCCATCACCGGCGCACCGAAGATCCGCGCCATGGAGATCATCACCGAACTGGAAGACCTGCCCCGCGGCGTCTATTGTGGTGCCATCGGCTACATCGGCTTTGACGGCGCCATGGACACCAACATCGCCATCCGCACCGTAACCTTCAGGGATGGCATGGCCTATTTCAACGTCGGCGGCGGCATCACCATCCTCTCCGACCCGGCGGAGGAATACGAGGAGTGTCTGCACAAGGCCTCAGCCCTGTTCCGCGCCTTCGGCACGACGCTAGAAGCCGAACGGCAAACGCTGGAACAAGGCCCGCGCCCCGACGGGGGACAGCAGCCATGA
- a CDS encoding aminodeoxychorismate/anthranilate synthase component II, with amino-acid sequence MILILDNYDSFVFNLARYCEELGERVTVYRNDALEVADIARLDPDIILLSPGPGRPEDAGIMIDVIRHFSGHIPILGICLGHQAIGHAFGADVVLARHPMHGRSSHISHGGTGIFEAIETPLQVGRYHSLVLDPATIPATLRVAALSEEGEIMAVEHVTHPTVGLQFHPESILTDRGHDLISNFLRLARSNAIQQGGQAR; translated from the coding sequence ATGATCCTCATTCTCGACAATTACGATTCTTTCGTCTTCAACCTCGCCCGCTATTGCGAAGAGCTGGGCGAGCGGGTCACCGTCTACCGCAACGATGCGCTTGAGGTGGCCGACATAGCCCGTCTGGACCCGGACATCATCCTCTTGTCGCCCGGCCCCGGGAGGCCGGAGGATGCAGGCATCATGATCGACGTGATCCGCCATTTCTCGGGCCACATCCCCATTCTCGGCATCTGTCTTGGCCATCAGGCCATCGGCCATGCCTTCGGGGCCGATGTCGTCCTTGCCCGCCATCCCATGCATGGCCGCTCAAGCCACATCAGCCACGGGGGCACCGGTATTTTCGAGGCGATAGAAACACCTCTGCAGGTGGGCCGCTACCACTCGCTGGTGCTCGACCCGGCGACCATCCCTGCCACGTTGCGGGTCGCCGCCCTCTCCGAGGAAGGGGAAATCATGGCCGTCGAGCATGTTACACACCCAACGGTCGGACTGCAGTTTCATCCGGAATCGATCCTCACCGATCGGGGGCACGATCTCATCAGCAATTTTCTGCGCTTGGCCCGCTCGAACGCCATCCAACAGGGAGGGCAAGCCCGATGA